TTCGCTTTGGAAACTGCAAAcaatcaaattgaaaacttcCAGATCCATCTTTCTTCGAACAAAATCCATTCGAATTTCTCCCAGCAACAGAAGGGCCACGACGTGTGTTGCCAGGAATACTAGAATTAGTGAGCTGCAAGCGGAAAGAGCCgatttgaacaacttgtaGCATATCAGGTATTGAATAATCAAATTTAAGTACCAGATCTATATTCGAACCTAAATCGTGGTAAGAAGCAATACATATCAAGATTACGACTGATTCCATACAACCAACAACAACGCCATTACATCCATAGCTATCAAAATCCCCACCAACCCATCAAttcatgaacttgacaAGCTTCACAAATCAAACCACTTAAACTCACTACTTCAAACTTCACTATGTACATTACACCTTCAGGCTACTCCCAGATCTTCCACGATATCAAGCGAACGTCACTTTCACATTCCACTTGTAAGCTCGTGGTATTTGTATCGTGTCTCGACATCGATTCACTCTGTGCTGCCAAGATTGTCAGCTTACTCTTGAGGAAGGAGTTGATTCAGTATCAACTTATTCCTGTAGTTGGCTACTCTGATTTGAAAGGTCATTACTCCAAACTCGATGCAGACGTGTCCAATGTCATTCTCATAGGCTGTGGTGCCATGTTGGACTTGGAGACGTTCTTTGACATCAACATTGACGAATTGGCCTATGAGttcagtgaagaagagctcAGAAAGCAGAGAGGGCTTAACGACACTCTCGATGTCAACGACGATTTGAAAATCACACTTCACAAAAACATTGCCTTTCGAAGAAAGATATATGTGATAGATGGCCATAGGCCTTGGAACCTCGATAACGTATTTGGTTCGTCGGTAGTAGTGTGTTTGGATGACGGCTTTGTCGACTCCAACTTGGTTGACCAGAAATCAGCATATGACGTACTCGTAGAACAAGACGAGGAAGAAagcgaagatgaagacgaagacgaagacgaagagtCGGCATCGCTGGCTGAAATTGACATCTCTCTgaatgacgaagaaataTCATTTAATTCCCAAGATTCAGAGGATGCCATATCTCGAAAGCGTAAGATACAAGAACGTcgtttgaaaaatctcaagaaacagagaaaACTCGAGAAAACAATACACGAAGAAACAATACAGTCATATTACAACCAAGGTACTACTATTATGACAGCTACTACGACCATAGTTTATGCATTACTTGCTTCCATCGGGGAAACAAGTTTGGAAAATCTATGGTTGGCCATTATCGGCACTTCTTCTCTCGACAACCAGTACCCTGAAATTTACGATAAGCTCCAGCCACTTTTGAAAGATGAAGTATTGAGATTGAACCCTTCCAATAACTCCATAAGTAACAATAACATCAACGAGAAAACGGCAGACTCGACTTCCCTCAGCATCGAAAGAGATTATCACCTTTTCTTATTACGTCACTGGACTCTATatgattctttcttctactc
This Scheffersomyces stipitis CBS 6054 chromosome 3, complete sequence DNA region includes the following protein-coding sequences:
- a CDS encoding DNA replication initiation (go_process regulation of cell cycle; DNA replication initiation), which gives rise to MYITPSGYSQIFHDIKRTSLSHSTCKLVVFVSCLDIDSLCAAKIVSLLLRKELIQYQLIPVVGYSDLKGHYSKLDADVSNVILIGCGAMLDLETFFDINIDELAYDSESREGLTTLSIKIYVIDGHRPWNLDNVFGSSVVVCLDDGFVDSNLVDQKSAYDVLVEQDEEESEDEDEDEDEESASSAEIDISSNDEEISFNSQDSEDAISRKRKIQERRLKNLKKQRKLEKTIHEETIQSYYNQGTTIMTATTTIVYALLASIGETSLENLWLAIIGTSSLDNQYPEIYDKLQPLLKDEVLRLNPSNNSISNNNINEKTADSTSLSIERDYHLFLLRHWTLYDSFFYSSHVNSKLNLWREDGRKKLHKLFAKMGVSLASAQQKWLYMDVRIKRQLPFIFNKYLPIYGLEGVVREGFIRTFGYTGQLSAMECVEALTALLESDKRLLSGDRENTPISGDEDDSQDEQERIQDKIDRKEKAWINNFWSSWDALNMNPSTLLLQGLEQAKVIQQVIFKTGMSLLERKLVKNLRLYRLCVLNDGSIPDLSIFNNPLMLAKLGSWLLENLSELFLINSSQSLKPLVVASLDMATDTYLVIGMAPKYPRGMDNTTRAKLMQGQQDDQEKNGAPTLTTRLNTFSVAFQQLANTSGAKVRIDSFDSSVIEIRKDDLPPFLEKLTLSGLI